Part of the Rhodothermales bacterium genome is shown below.
CCGTTTCCGACGATAGACGAGGCGATGGCCGGCCACATCAGCCGGGCGCTTTCACTCACGAATGGTCGCATCGAAGGCCCAAACGGCGCTGCGCAGCTGCTGGGCATCAACCCCAACACATTACGGGGACGAATGCGCCGGCTTGGAATCCGCCGCGACCCCTACCGTGGCGACTGATCTGCAACCGGCGGGAACTCCAGCGCGTCTCCCTCGAACAAGAGGGCATCGGATAGATCGACCCATCCCCTTCCTTCCGGTGTCTCCGGCCACTGTGGCCCCATACACGTCTTACCTGCATCGATCTCTTCTTCATGTCGAGCGTACGTCTTACTTTTGCCCCGCACCGCGAGCGGATGGAGGCGGAAGGCCTACCTGAAATAGCCATCCGTGCGTTCGCGCACTACTTCGAGCACCTCCTGAGTGGCGAGACAGGCCTCATCCGCGAACACGCCATCCGCCCGGTCGACAGCCTGCCCGATAGCGAGCACCTGACCGACGCCGACCGCCGCGCAGGAGCCGATGCGTTGCCACATACGGTGATGCTCAAGCTCAACGGTGGCCTGGGGACCAGCATGGGCCTGGAACGCGCCAAATCACTACTGCCCGTCAAGGAAGGATTCACTTTTCTGGATGTGATCGCCCGCCAGGCGCTCAGCCGCGCCATGCCGCTGGTGCTGATGAACAGCTTCTCCACGGCCGACGATTCCCGCCGTCTCCTCGCGGCCTACCACGGCGTGAGCCGGTCGCTGCCGCTGGATTTTTTGCAGCATAAGGTCCCGAAGATCGCCCGGCACGACCTGTCGCCAGTCGACTGGCCCCACAACCGCCAGCTCGAATGGTGCCCACCCGGCCACGGCGATATCTACACGGCCCTTGTCACCAGCGGGATGCTCGAAGCCCTACTCGACGCCGGCTACCGCTATTTGTTTGTGTCGAACAGCGATAACCTGGGCGCTTCCGTCGACGAGGCTATCCTCGGCTATTTCGCCTCGCGCCGCCTCCCGTTTATGATGGAAGTGGCCGACCGCACGCCGGCCGACCGCAAAGGCGGACACCTTGCCCTTCATCCGGACGGCGGACTCCTCCTACGAGAATCAGCTCAGTGCCCGGACGAGGATGCCGGATTCTTCCAGGACATCGAACGCCACCGCTTCTTCAACACGAACAACCTCTGGATCGACATCCAGGCGCTCGAACGCCTCATCGAGGCCAACGAGGGCGTCCTCCGACTCCCGATGATCCGAAACGCCAAAACCGTCGACCCGCGCGATTCGGGTTCGACCCCGGTGTTCCAGCTGGAGACGGCGATGGGGGCGGCCATTGCCCTGTTTGAGGGCGCCGGCGCCATCCGCGTCCCGCGCGTCCGCTTCGCACCTGTCAAAACGACCAACGAACTGCTCGCCGTCCAGTCCGACGCCTACGTCCTCCTGCCCGACTTCACAATCGCCCTGCATCCGACACGCGGCGCTCACGTCCCGGTGGTCACCCTCGACCCCAGGTATTACCGCACCGTCGACCAACTCGCGGCCCACACCCCCCACGGGACCCCCTCGCTCCAGGAATGCACCTCCCTCCGCGTCGAGGGCAGCATCCGGTTTGGCCGCGGCGTCCGGCTCATCGGGGACGTGCACCTCGTCAACGAGCATCCCGAAACGGTCGTCCTGCCCGACGGCGCCACGCTGGAGGGAAAGGCAAACGTTTGATCGTTGAACGTTTTTGTGCTCAACGTTCAATACGCCAACGTTCAACGTTCAAACGAGCAACGTTCCATAGACCTTAAGTTTTCCGGTGTTTCGACGATGTTTGATGCAGTGAACTGCTGCACGATCATCCTTCGGAAAACCCATGAGATTTCGGGAACGCAAGGTAGGGGAGATACTCGTCTTGGAGATCCTCGAACGACGATTGGACGCCAAAAACGCCGTCGCCATCAAGTCCGGCTTCCTCAAGAAGTTCGACGCCGGGGTTTTCCATATCG
Proteins encoded:
- a CDS encoding UTP--glucose-1-phosphate uridylyltransferase, translated to MSSVRLTFAPHRERMEAEGLPEIAIRAFAHYFEHLLSGETGLIREHAIRPVDSLPDSEHLTDADRRAGADALPHTVMLKLNGGLGTSMGLERAKSLLPVKEGFTFLDVIARQALSRAMPLVLMNSFSTADDSRRLLAAYHGVSRSLPLDFLQHKVPKIARHDLSPVDWPHNRQLEWCPPGHGDIYTALVTSGMLEALLDAGYRYLFVSNSDNLGASVDEAILGYFASRRLPFMMEVADRTPADRKGGHLALHPDGGLLLRESAQCPDEDAGFFQDIERHRFFNTNNLWIDIQALERLIEANEGVLRLPMIRNAKTVDPRDSGSTPVFQLETAMGAAIALFEGAGAIRVPRVRFAPVKTTNELLAVQSDAYVLLPDFTIALHPTRGAHVPVVTLDPRYYRTVDQLAAHTPHGTPSLQECTSLRVEGSIRFGRGVRLIGDVHLVNEHPETVVLPDGATLEGKANV